In the Staphylococcus condimenti genome, one interval contains:
- the ccsA gene encoding cytochrome c biogenesis protein, with protein sequence MQDIFFVRFHEVTLLIYLLSISCYFYDFFKKNHKIRMLGFYTLGIVWLFQTISLSLYVNSVQSVPLGSVFDVFYFLNWLILSISIVISVVKQLDFSIFLFNAIGFVVMTIHTFRPNETFIQHAEFNVNHELLIIHVSLAIISYALFSLAFVNGALYVLQYRNLKQKHFDQKYFRIGSVYNLEKMMFYSTLIGLIILIIGVILGAQWGFQTIGLAILLDPKVISSIILMICYAVYIILRTKKWVSPLNQVLFNMLIYMFSMFNLIFISHFPNFFG encoded by the coding sequence ATGCAAGATATATTTTTCGTACGCTTCCATGAAGTAACGTTGCTGATATATTTACTCAGTATTTCTTGCTATTTTTATGATTTTTTTAAGAAGAATCATAAAATTAGAATGTTAGGTTTTTATACATTGGGGATTGTTTGGTTGTTTCAAACAATCTCTTTGTCTTTATATGTGAATAGTGTGCAATCGGTGCCTCTAGGCTCCGTATTTGATGTATTCTATTTTTTAAATTGGCTGATATTATCCATTTCGATAGTTATCAGCGTTGTTAAACAACTGGACTTCTCAATATTTTTGTTCAATGCAATTGGCTTTGTTGTTATGACTATTCATACTTTCAGACCGAATGAAACGTTTATTCAACATGCTGAATTTAATGTGAATCATGAATTATTAATTATTCATGTATCACTAGCTATTATCAGTTATGCATTATTTTCTTTAGCGTTTGTTAACGGTGCTTTGTATGTACTTCAATATCGTAACCTTAAACAGAAGCATTTTGACCAAAAGTATTTTAGAATAGGCAGTGTGTACAACCTAGAGAAAATGATGTTTTATTCGACACTCATCGGTTTAATTATTTTGATTATCGGTGTGATTTTAGGTGCACAGTGGGGCTTTCAAACAATAGGGTTAGCAATTTTGCTTGATCCGAAAGTCATTTCATCAATTATTTTAATGATTTGTTATGCCGTATATATAATTTTGCGTACTAAAAAATGGGTAAGTCCCTTAAACCAAGTCTTGTTTAATATGTTGATATATATGTTCAGTATGTTTAACTTAATATTTATCTCTCACTTCCCAAACTTTTTTGGTTAG
- the hemC gene encoding hydroxymethylbilane synthase, with product MRKLVVGSRRSKLALTQSRQFIERLKKVEPDLDIEIKEIVTKGDRIVDKQLSKVGGKGLFVKEIQQELFDHEIDMAIHSLKDVPSELPDGLTLGCIPDREIPFDAFISKNHVQLADLPDGSIVGTSSLRRGAQILAKYPNLEIKWIRGNIDTRLSKLETEDYDAIILAAAGLRRMGWSDDIVTEYLDPELLVPAIGQGALGIECRSDDTELLDLLSKVHNQQVAECVTAERTFLKEMNGSCQVPIGGYATVDDNGRLTFTGLIMSPDGKERFEQTVTGNDPVELGKEVSDILKEQGAKEIIDALNEES from the coding sequence ATGCGTAAGCTTGTGGTTGGTTCGCGCAGAAGTAAATTAGCATTGACGCAAAGTCGTCAATTTATTGAAAGATTAAAGAAAGTAGAACCTGACTTAGATATAGAAATAAAGGAAATAGTAACTAAGGGCGACCGTATCGTAGATAAACAATTATCTAAAGTTGGCGGTAAAGGTTTATTTGTGAAAGAAATCCAACAAGAGTTGTTCGATCACGAAATAGATATGGCCATTCACTCATTAAAAGATGTGCCAAGCGAATTGCCAGATGGATTAACTTTAGGATGTATTCCTGATAGAGAAATTCCATTTGATGCATTTATTTCGAAAAATCATGTTCAATTAGCAGATTTACCGGATGGAAGTATTGTTGGAACAAGTTCTTTACGACGTGGTGCACAAATTCTAGCGAAATATCCTAATTTGGAAATTAAATGGATTCGGGGTAATATTGATACGCGTTTGAGTAAATTAGAAACTGAAGACTACGATGCTATCATTTTAGCTGCAGCTGGACTTCGCAGAATGGGTTGGTCAGATGATATTGTAACTGAATATTTAGATCCTGAACTACTTGTACCGGCTATCGGGCAAGGAGCCCTTGGTATAGAATGCAGAAGTGATGACACAGAACTTCTAGACTTATTGAGTAAAGTTCATAATCAACAAGTAGCTGAATGTGTAACAGCTGAACGTACTTTCTTAAAAGAAATGAACGGAAGTTGTCAAGTTCCGATTGGAGGATATGCGACAGTTGATGATAATGGTCGTTTGACTTTTACTGGGTTAATTATGTCTCCAGATGGAAAAGAAAGATTTGAGCAAACTGTGACTGGAAATGATCCTGTTGAACTTGGCAAAGAAGTCAGCGACATTTTAAAAGAACAAGGTGCAAAAGAAATTATTGATGCTCTGAATGAAGAGTCGTAA
- a CDS encoding uroporphyrinogen-III synthase, with the protein MQAPVIMTQSSNLKSDYEDIIHLPFIKIRTLSFDEELLNYHYDWIIFSSKNAVKYFSDYFQQLKVDHVAAIGKKTKDYCNQVGISVDFFPENFSQEGFIKEFEVNKGNRIIIPSSAAARPYLQTKLQEKNAEVTKIDLYKPEAYNENIEQAISLLKRNLASGIAFASSSAADYFFKEAKNLNLDSNYNYYAIGKPTFEKIAEYGYTAKIAEEQTIDGLLNIIKESRNRK; encoded by the coding sequence ATGCAGGCGCCAGTGATTATGACGCAATCCAGCAATTTAAAAAGTGATTATGAAGATATTATCCATCTTCCGTTTATAAAAATAAGAACCTTGTCCTTTGACGAAGAGTTATTAAATTATCATTATGACTGGATTATCTTTTCATCTAAAAATGCTGTGAAATATTTTAGTGATTATTTTCAACAATTAAAAGTTGATCATGTCGCTGCTATTGGTAAAAAAACAAAAGATTACTGTAATCAAGTTGGAATATCTGTTGATTTTTTCCCTGAAAATTTTTCTCAAGAAGGGTTTATAAAGGAGTTCGAAGTGAATAAAGGAAACAGAATTATTATTCCTAGCAGTGCAGCTGCACGGCCATATTTACAAACTAAACTTCAAGAAAAAAATGCGGAGGTCACTAAAATAGATTTATATAAACCAGAGGCTTACAATGAAAATATAGAACAAGCCATTTCTTTACTGAAAAGAAATCTTGCAAGCGGCATAGCATTTGCAAGTTCTTCTGCAGCAGATTATTTTTTCAAAGAAGCTAAAAACTTGAATCTTGATTCAAATTATAATTATTATGCAATTGGTAAGCCTACTTTTGAGAAAATAGCAGAATATGGTTATACCGCAAAAATAGCTGAAGAACAAACGATTGATGGATTATTAAATATTATTAAAGAAAGTAGGAATCGTAAATGA
- the hemB gene encoding porphobilinogen synthase, producing the protein MSFDRHRRLRANKTIRSLVRENHVRKEDLIYPIFVVERDDVKEEIPSMPGIYQISLNRLDEELKEAYDLGIRAVIFFGVPNEKDSVGTGAYAHEGIVQQATRKSKKLYPDMLVIADTCLCEYTDHGHCGLIDEHTHDVDNDKSLPLLVKTAVSQVEAGADIIAPSNMMDGFVTEIRKGLDEAGYYNIPIMSYGIKYASSFYGPFRDAAESTPSFGDRKTYQMDPSNRREALLELESDLHEGADMMIVKPSLSFLDIIRDVRERTNVPVIAYNVSGEYSMTKAAALQGWIDEEQIVMEQMTSMKRAGADMIITYFSKDICRYLDKKED; encoded by the coding sequence ATGAGTTTTGATAGACATAGAAGACTACGTGCAAATAAAACAATCCGTAGCCTTGTCAGAGAAAATCACGTTAGAAAAGAAGATTTGATTTATCCAATATTTGTTGTGGAAAGAGATGACGTTAAAGAAGAAATTCCTTCCATGCCAGGTATTTATCAAATCAGCTTGAACCGTTTGGATGAAGAGTTGAAAGAAGCTTATGATTTAGGAATCAGAGCTGTCATTTTCTTCGGTGTTCCAAATGAAAAAGATTCCGTAGGCACTGGTGCATATGCGCATGAAGGTATTGTTCAACAAGCAACACGTAAATCTAAAAAATTATATCCAGATATGTTAGTAATTGCTGATACTTGCTTATGTGAGTATACAGATCATGGTCATTGCGGTTTAATTGATGAACATACTCATGATGTTGATAATGACAAATCATTACCGCTTCTAGTGAAAACAGCAGTTTCTCAAGTTGAAGCGGGCGCAGATATTATCGCTCCAAGTAATATGATGGATGGTTTCGTCACAGAAATCAGAAAAGGTTTAGATGAAGCAGGATACTATAATATTCCAATTATGAGCTATGGCATTAAATATGCTTCAAGTTTCTATGGTCCATTCCGTGATGCTGCAGAATCAACACCATCTTTTGGAGACCGCAAAACTTATCAAATGGATCCATCAAATCGTCGTGAAGCTTTATTAGAACTTGAAAGTGACTTGCATGAAGGTGCAGACATGATGATTGTGAAACCGTCATTAAGTTTCTTAGATATCATCAGAGATGTAAGAGAGAGAACTAATGTTCCAGTTATTGCTTACAATGTAAGCGGGGAATACAGCATGACTAAAGCTGCTGCATTACAAGGTTGGATTGATGAAGAACAAATCGTGATGGAACAAATGACTTCTATGAAACGTGCAGGCGCAGATATGATTATTACTTATTTCTCTAAAGATATCTGCCGTTATTTAGATAAGAAGGAGGATTAA
- the hemL gene encoding glutamate-1-semialdehyde 2,1-aminomutase produces MGYEKSIEAYEKAEQLMPGGVNSPVRAFKSVDMPAIFMDHGKGSKIYDIDGNEYIDYVLSWGPLILGHENPQVIENLHKAVDKGTSFGASTLEEIKLAELVIDRVPSIEKVRMVSSGTEATQDTIRLARGYTGRDKIVKFEGCYHGHSDSLLIKAGSGVATLGLPDSPGVPEGTAKSTITVPYNDLDAIRKAFELYGDDIAGVIVEPVAGNMGVVPPVEGFLQGLRDITNEYGSLLIFDEVMTGFRVGYNCAQGYFDVIPDLTCLGKVIGGGLPVGAFGGKKEIMDKIAPVGTIYQAGTLSGNPLAMTSGYETLSQLTPESYEYFNELGDLLEEGLKKVAAKHNVPMTVNRAGSMIGYFLNDGPVTNFEQANKSDLKLFSEMYREMAKEGVFLPPSQFEGTFLSTAHTKEDIERTIEAFDKAFERITNN; encoded by the coding sequence ATGGGTTACGAAAAATCTATTGAAGCCTATGAAAAAGCAGAACAACTTATGCCGGGTGGTGTAAACAGCCCCGTTCGTGCATTTAAATCTGTAGATATGCCAGCTATTTTTATGGATCATGGTAAAGGTTCAAAAATTTACGATATCGATGGCAATGAATATATTGATTACGTACTAAGCTGGGGTCCTTTAATTCTAGGACACGAAAATCCGCAAGTAATTGAAAACTTGCATAAAGCAGTTGATAAAGGAACAAGTTTTGGTGCTTCAACACTTGAAGAAATCAAACTTGCTGAATTAGTGATAGATCGCGTTCCTTCTATTGAAAAAGTCAGAATGGTATCTTCTGGTACAGAAGCTACACAAGATACAATTCGTTTGGCTCGTGGTTATACTGGAAGAGACAAAATTGTAAAATTTGAAGGTTGCTACCATGGTCACAGTGATTCATTATTAATCAAAGCTGGTTCTGGTGTCGCAACTTTAGGTTTACCTGATTCTCCAGGAGTACCTGAAGGCACTGCCAAAAGTACAATTACTGTTCCTTACAATGATTTAGATGCTATTCGTAAAGCTTTTGAATTGTATGGTGACGATATTGCAGGAGTTATCGTTGAGCCTGTTGCAGGAAACATGGGTGTTGTACCGCCAGTTGAAGGTTTCTTACAAGGCTTACGCGATATTACGAATGAATATGGTTCTTTACTAATCTTTGATGAAGTTATGACTGGTTTCAGAGTAGGTTATAACTGTGCACAAGGTTATTTTGACGTCATTCCAGATTTAACTTGCTTAGGTAAAGTTATTGGAGGCGGCTTACCTGTAGGTGCATTCGGTGGTAAAAAAGAAATCATGGATAAAATTGCTCCTGTTGGTACAATTTATCAAGCAGGTACATTATCAGGAAACCCATTAGCAATGACTAGTGGTTATGAAACATTAAGCCAATTAACGCCAGAAAGCTATGAATATTTCAATGAATTAGGAGATTTGCTTGAAGAAGGATTGAAAAAAGTAGCTGCAAAACATAATGTACCAATGACAGTAAATAGAGCAGGTTCTATGATTGGTTATTTCTTAAACGATGGACCAGTGACTAACTTTGAACAAGCGAATAAAAGTGATTTAAAACTATTCTCTGAAATGTATCGTGAAATGGCTAAAGAAGGTGTCTTCTTACCACCATCTCAATTTGAGGGTACTTTCTTATCAACAGCACATACAAAAGAAGATATTGAACGTACAATCGAAGCATTTGATAAAGCCTTTGAAAGAATAACTAATAATTAA
- a CDS encoding AbrB family transcriptional regulator, with protein MNKKWLNNMIVLLLAVVISLIFSALHIMLPFMFGPIIASIICIRVFKLDIQWPFWISQLGLILLGVQIGSTFTKTVVNDIAQNWFSIILVTVLLLVLAILIAYFFKKIARVNTETALLSVIPGALSQMLIMAEEDKRANILVVSLTQTSRIIFVVILIPMLSYFMSSGSSTGGAAKAVKLKPLSEALSIWQIVFLIVAVAVVYILMDKINFPTKQLLAPIVVLIAWNMITNATFTLDNYLIAGAQVAYMIRIGIQISKLLSDLKGRVAIAIAFQNIMLILCAFVMVYFVHLFNHMSLNDLFLGAAPGGMSQIVLVALETHADVAIISSFHIFRIFFILFLIAPAIKYFLNYTERSSKK; from the coding sequence GTGAATAAAAAATGGCTTAATAATATGATTGTTTTATTATTAGCAGTAGTTATTAGTTTGATTTTTTCAGCTTTGCATATCATGCTGCCATTTATGTTTGGTCCAATTATTGCCAGCATTATATGTATCAGAGTATTTAAATTAGATATACAATGGCCATTTTGGATCAGCCAACTTGGACTGATATTGCTCGGGGTGCAAATTGGTTCAACTTTTACCAAAACAGTAGTCAATGATATTGCACAAAACTGGTTTTCTATTATTTTAGTTACAGTGTTATTGCTAGTGTTAGCAATCTTAATTGCTTATTTCTTTAAAAAGATTGCACGTGTTAATACTGAAACCGCGTTATTAAGCGTAATACCAGGCGCTTTAAGTCAAATGTTAATCATGGCTGAAGAAGATAAACGCGCAAATATTTTAGTCGTAAGTCTGACGCAAACCTCACGTATTATATTTGTGGTGATTTTAATTCCGATGCTTTCATATTTTATGTCTAGCGGAAGTTCAACAGGCGGGGCGGCAAAAGCGGTAAAATTAAAACCGCTCAGCGAAGCACTTTCAATTTGGCAAATCGTCTTCTTAATTGTAGCTGTAGCAGTTGTTTATATCTTAATGGATAAAATTAATTTTCCAACTAAGCAATTATTAGCTCCTATTGTAGTATTAATTGCTTGGAATATGATTACGAATGCTACATTTACCTTAGACAATTATCTAATTGCAGGTGCACAAGTTGCCTATATGATTCGAATCGGAATTCAAATTTCTAAATTATTAAGTGATTTGAAAGGAAGAGTTGCTATTGCAATCGCTTTTCAAAATATCATGCTGATTTTATGTGCGTTCGTCATGGTCTATTTTGTTCATTTATTTAACCACATGTCGTTAAATGATTTATTCTTAGGTGCCGCACCGGGAGGAATGAGCCAAATTGTACTTGTCGCATTAGAAACACATGCAGATGTAGCGATTATTTCTAGTTTCCACATCTTCAGAATTTTTTTCATCTTATTCCTAATTGCACCAGCGATAAAATATTTCTTGAACTATACAGAACGTTCGTCCAAAAAATAA
- the pcp gene encoding pyroglutamyl-peptidase I — MKILIIAFDPFGGEKKNPALEAIKLLPEHIKNHQITKLEIPTVFHKSSDKIADKLEQEYFDAVIAIGQAGGRFNLTPERVGININDARIPDNENNQPIDIPIQQDGAPAYFSNLPVKKMTQAIKDAGIPAALSNTAGTFVCNHILYQLGYLQATKYPDLQFGFIHVPFIPEQVIDKPDKPSMSLSSIVTGLEAAIGVISEDNQDIKKALGEIH, encoded by the coding sequence ATGAAAATTTTAATTATAGCTTTTGATCCGTTTGGCGGAGAGAAAAAAAATCCTGCTTTAGAAGCTATAAAATTATTACCAGAACATATTAAAAACCATCAAATCACAAAATTAGAAATACCTACAGTTTTTCATAAATCTTCTGATAAAATAGCTGATAAATTAGAACAAGAATATTTTGATGCAGTTATTGCAATTGGACAAGCTGGGGGTCGTTTTAACCTGACACCTGAGCGTGTCGGCATTAATATTAATGATGCCCGTATTCCTGATAATGAAAATAACCAGCCGATTGATATACCTATTCAACAAGATGGTGCACCTGCGTATTTTTCTAACCTGCCTGTCAAAAAAATGACTCAGGCAATTAAAGATGCTGGTATTCCAGCTGCTTTATCCAACACCGCAGGTACCTTTGTATGTAATCATATTCTTTATCAACTTGGATATTTACAAGCTACAAAATATCCTGATCTACAGTTTGGATTTATCCATGTTCCATTTATTCCAGAACAAGTAATCGATAAACCTGATAAACCTTCTATGTCCTTAAGCAGTATTGTAACAGGATTAGAAGCTGCGATAGGTGTCATTTCTGAAGACAATCAAGATATTAAAAAGGCACTAGGTGAAATTCATTAA
- a CDS encoding DNA-3-methyladenine glycosylase I — translation MTECAFGTTDPIYKEYHDKEWGQPLHDSRKLFELMALESQHAGLSWLTILKKRPAYREAFYHFDPEKIASMTDEDIDKLMEFPGIVHYRKKLEAIVSQAKGFLEIEKTHGSFSEFLWSYVNHQPIDLKYKTTADRITVDERAKQMSKDLKKYGFKFMGPVTMFSFLEAAGLYDAHLEGCSFKPTQY, via the coding sequence ATGACAGAATGCGCTTTTGGAACAACGGATCCAATCTATAAAGAATATCATGATAAAGAATGGGGACAACCGCTTCATGACAGCAGAAAACTTTTTGAATTAATGGCTTTAGAGTCTCAACATGCAGGACTTTCTTGGCTCACTATTTTAAAAAAGCGCCCTGCTTATCGTGAAGCTTTTTACCATTTTGATCCTGAAAAAATTGCCTCTATGACAGATGAAGATATCGATAAACTCATGGAATTTCCGGGGATTGTCCATTATCGAAAGAAATTAGAAGCCATTGTGAGTCAAGCTAAAGGCTTTCTTGAAATCGAAAAAACACATGGTAGTTTCAGCGAGTTTTTATGGTCTTATGTTAATCACCAGCCTATTGATTTAAAATATAAAACAACAGCTGATCGTATCACTGTAGATGAGCGTGCTAAACAAATGTCTAAGGATTTAAAAAAATATGGATTTAAATTTATGGGACCTGTAACGATGTTCTCATTTTTAGAAGCTGCCGGTTTGTATGATGCCCATTTAGAAGGCTGTTCTTTCAAACCGACCCAATATTAA